The Juglans regia cultivar Chandler chromosome 2, Walnut 2.0, whole genome shotgun sequence genome includes a window with the following:
- the LOC108987142 gene encoding uncharacterized protein LOC108987142, whose product MAAKPLTTEAIALTEKKMDMALEDIIKMSKNTKTKAKKPRRVPNKSQRSSNTLAQDKYMKVKRFMDTRSSLRQGVLAQRRSNFQGNHFPLAIEVARKAAAATLRNRNFSRNRVANWNKSRGGAPVVPRRAPNGGSSAKSQLMQPQEGNAAPKQRSTLDSLFANMKEQRMKIMSQQNNVAQRNGGALRRPPWARGQGSN is encoded by the exons ATGGCTGCTAAACCTCTTACAACGGAGGCAATTGCTCTTACAGAGAAGAAAATGGATATGGCATTAGAAGACATTATCAAAATGTCTAAAAACACCAAAACTAAGGCTAAGAAGCCACGAAGGGTTCCA AACAAGAGTCAGAGATCTTCAAATACTCTTGCTCAGGATAAATATATGAAGGTGAAACGTTTTATGGACACAAGATCCTCCCTTAGACAG GGGGTCTTGGCACAGAGAAGGTCGAATTTCCAGGGGAACCATTTTCCTCTGGCAATTGAGGTTGCACGGAAGGCTGCAGCTGCTACGCTTCGTAATAGAAATTTCAGTCGTAACAGGGTGGCTAATTGGAACAAATCAAG GGGTGGTGCTCCAGTGGTCCCCAGGAGGGCTCCAAATGGAGGCTCTTCTGCTAAG TCACAGCTCATGCAGCCGCAGGAGGGAAATGCAGCACCGAAGCAGAGGTCTACGCTGGACTCACTGTTTGCAAACATGAAGGAGCAAAGGATGAAGATCATGTCACAGCAGAACAATGTTGCACAACGTAACGGTGGTGCCCTGCGAAGACCCCCATGGGCAAGAGGCCAAGGGAGCAACTAA